A stretch of Synechococcus sp. MIT S9220 DNA encodes these proteins:
- the egtD gene encoding L-histidine N(alpha)-methyltransferase gives MTTQTPARLQLIDLHPPSADMRRLVQDGLQREPRQLPAWFLYDNEGSRLFDQICQQPEYSLTRTEIALLESAAADMARAIGSGVIVEFGAGSARKVGPLLEAMQPSAYVALDISSEHLRQSTSALQTQHPGVPMLGICCDHSQLDVLPDHPLIRGTRRVGFFPGSSLGNFTREEAIALLCRFRDLLDGGPLLLGLDQPKSRSRLEAAYNDAAGISAAFAHNLLQRLNKDLGANFNPDMFRYEAVWQEAESRVRMALISEGNQTVSVAGEPWTFSAGQPLVTEYSVKYSVKMARELAEDAGWRWCQRWHDPADDLSLHWLEAAD, from the coding sequence ATGACAACACAAACGCCTGCGCGTCTTCAACTGATCGATCTGCATCCGCCCAGCGCAGACATGCGCCGACTGGTGCAGGACGGTCTGCAACGCGAGCCACGTCAGCTACCAGCGTGGTTTCTCTACGACAACGAGGGTTCGCGCCTGTTTGATCAAATCTGTCAGCAACCGGAGTACAGCCTCACCCGAACGGAAATCGCCTTACTGGAATCAGCAGCAGCGGACATGGCCCGTGCCATTGGATCAGGGGTGATCGTTGAATTCGGCGCAGGCAGTGCCCGCAAGGTGGGTCCGCTGCTGGAGGCGATGCAGCCTTCCGCCTATGTGGCCCTCGACATCAGCTCCGAGCACCTGCGCCAGTCAACGTCGGCACTTCAGACCCAACATCCCGGGGTGCCGATGCTGGGAATCTGCTGTGATCACAGTCAGCTTGATGTGCTTCCAGACCATCCGTTGATCCGCGGGACAAGGCGTGTGGGGTTCTTTCCTGGCAGTTCCCTCGGCAACTTCACTCGTGAGGAAGCCATTGCACTGCTGTGCAGATTCCGGGACCTGCTCGATGGAGGACCGCTGTTGCTGGGACTTGATCAGCCCAAATCAAGGTCCAGGCTGGAGGCCGCCTACAACGATGCCGCAGGTATCTCCGCCGCCTTCGCCCATAACCTGCTGCAACGACTGAACAAGGATCTGGGTGCAAACTTCAACCCAGACATGTTCCGTTATGAGGCCGTCTGGCAGGAAGCAGAGAGCCGAGTGCGCATGGCCCTGATCAGCGAAGGCAACCAAACGGTGTCGGTGGCTGGTGAACCATGGACCTTCAGCGCAGGACAACCGCTTGTGACCGAATACAGCGTCAAATACTCAGTGAAGATGGCCCGTGAGCTGGCCGAGGACGCAGGCTGGCGCTGGTGCCAGCGCTGGCATGATCCTGCTGATGACCTTTCCCTGCACTGGCTGGAAGCGGCAGACTGA
- the egtB gene encoding ergothioneine biosynthesis protein EgtB has protein sequence MASGSLLNRLMEVRRTSEALIEPLNTEDLNLQGMADASPPKWHLAHTTWFFETFVLKPNHPDYVPADPRWSYLFNSYYDAVGPRQPRPQRGLLSRPPMEEVSAWRKRVNLALEELLKRHSEAPWLDLVELGLNHEQQHQELMLMDLLDGFSRQPLEPAYRSDWAEPFDDQPITTGQTTGSQRHEPWLDCHGGLVEVGHSGDAFHFDNEGPRHRTWLEPFSIASRLVSNGAYRCFIDDGGYRRPELWMSEGWAERSQRNWEAPRYWRRDPDDQGPWRWEFTLAGRCPLEDHLPVRHLSWFEADAYARWAGARLPSEAEWELASHKHGASLQQSHGQLWQWTSSPYRPYPGFQPAAGAVGEYNGKFMTSQFVLRGSSQLTPRGHSRDTYRNFFTPASRWMAAGLRLAQ, from the coding sequence ATGGCTTCCGGCTCACTCCTGAATCGACTGATGGAGGTGCGTCGGACCAGTGAGGCGTTGATTGAGCCCCTCAATACCGAAGACCTCAACCTGCAGGGCATGGCCGATGCCAGCCCACCCAAGTGGCACCTGGCTCATACCACCTGGTTCTTCGAAACCTTTGTGCTGAAGCCCAACCATCCGGACTACGTCCCCGCGGACCCGCGTTGGAGCTATCTGTTCAACTCCTATTACGACGCGGTTGGCCCGCGCCAACCGCGACCTCAGCGAGGGTTACTCAGCCGACCACCGATGGAGGAAGTCTCAGCCTGGCGGAAGCGGGTGAATCTTGCTTTGGAAGAGCTTTTGAAGCGCCACAGCGAAGCACCGTGGCTGGATCTGGTGGAACTGGGCCTTAACCATGAGCAGCAGCATCAGGAACTGATGTTGATGGACCTGCTGGATGGATTCAGCCGTCAGCCGCTCGAACCGGCCTATCGCAGCGACTGGGCTGAACCGTTTGATGATCAGCCGATCACAACCGGCCAAACGACAGGATCCCAACGGCACGAACCCTGGCTCGACTGCCATGGGGGCCTGGTGGAAGTGGGCCACAGCGGTGATGCCTTCCACTTCGATAACGAAGGCCCGCGGCATCGAACCTGGCTGGAGCCCTTCAGCATTGCGTCTCGGCTGGTGAGCAACGGTGCTTACCGCTGCTTCATCGACGATGGCGGTTACCGACGCCCTGAGCTCTGGATGAGCGAGGGCTGGGCTGAGCGCAGTCAGCGCAACTGGGAAGCCCCCCGCTACTGGCGACGTGATCCCGATGACCAAGGTCCCTGGCGTTGGGAGTTCACCCTCGCTGGCCGCTGCCCACTGGAGGATCACCTACCGGTTCGACACCTCAGTTGGTTCGAGGCGGATGCCTATGCGCGCTGGGCCGGCGCCCGCTTGCCCAGCGAAGCGGAATGGGAATTAGCCAGCCATAAACACGGCGCATCACTTCAACAGAGCCATGGCCAGCTATGGCAATGGACCTCAAGCCCCTATCGCCCATACCCAGGCTTTCAACCTGCAGCAGGAGCTGTGGGCGAATACAACGGCAAATTTATGACCTCCCAGTTCGTGCTGCGGGGCAGCAGCCAGCTCACACCCAGAGGCCATTCCCGCGACACTTACCGGAACTTTTTCACCCCGGCCAGCCGCTGGATGGCGGCAGGTCTACGCCTGGCCCAATGA
- a CDS encoding hercynine metabolism protein: MSPTWLDQLEQNLEERLDAFLHSNPDQDRLLQEQHLQDRQRDLSSRRDLMKIQARDLRRQLLSLAEQVQAWGERTKKARDAGADDLALRAEQHVKTLMDQGRDLWNELDELGRNFRDLDQQISRLNQRASQQRGHRSLDEDWALFEAHQELEDLRRRQGLS; this comes from the coding sequence ATGTCGCCGACTTGGCTGGATCAGCTTGAACAGAACCTGGAAGAGCGGTTGGATGCCTTTCTGCACTCCAATCCCGATCAAGACCGCCTGCTGCAGGAGCAGCATCTGCAGGACCGACAGCGCGATCTCAGCAGCCGGCGCGATCTGATGAAGATCCAGGCCAGAGACCTGCGACGGCAGCTGCTGTCACTGGCAGAGCAAGTTCAGGCCTGGGGAGAACGCACCAAGAAGGCACGCGATGCCGGAGCCGATGACCTGGCATTGCGAGCTGAACAGCATGTCAAAACCCTGATGGATCAGGGCAGAGATCTCTGGAATGAGCTTGACGAGCTGGGTCGGAATTTCCGAGATCTGGATCAACAGATTTCCCGTCTCAATCAGAGGGCGTCACAACAACGAGGACATCGCAGCCTGGATGAGGACTGGGCCTTGTTTGAAGCCCACCAAGAATTAGAGGACCTCAGACGACGCCAAGGGCTGAGCTGA
- a CDS encoding rod shape-determining protein MreD has protein sequence MTRLHRQPICVASALLVPILQMASPSWINLDGVPPSWAILWLLPWSLVDGPLAGAIAGAAIGLVLDGLSLGDVSQVPALVLMGWWWGRLGRRGPPIQRSLNLGLLAWIGALVLGLSLWLQWLVLGSSDGLTQSWALHTTLAQALITGLLAPLIGSWQLLLWRRRAPA, from the coding sequence ATGACGCGCCTGCATCGACAACCCATCTGCGTGGCTTCTGCCCTCTTGGTGCCGATCCTGCAGATGGCATCACCTTCCTGGATCAACCTGGATGGTGTTCCGCCCAGCTGGGCGATCCTCTGGTTGCTGCCCTGGTCATTGGTGGATGGTCCGCTTGCCGGTGCGATTGCAGGAGCAGCGATTGGACTGGTGCTGGATGGTCTGAGCCTCGGGGATGTCAGTCAGGTGCCCGCTCTGGTCTTGATGGGTTGGTGGTGGGGACGGCTGGGACGCCGCGGCCCGCCGATTCAGCGCAGCCTCAATCTGGGATTGCTGGCCTGGATCGGCGCGCTGGTTCTGGGTTTGTCCCTATGGCTCCAGTGGCTGGTGCTGGGATCATCCGATGGACTGACCCAGTCGTGGGCGCTGCACACCACGCTCGCCCAGGCTTTGATCACTGGACTGCTGGCACCGTTAATTGGATCCTGGCAGCTGCTTTTGTGGCGACGGCGAGCACCCGCATGA
- the lysS gene encoding lysine--tRNA ligase, protein MSELRETRLEKANALREQGVEPYALHFDPTDRMAQLQDVHADLPNGEERDLKVAVAGRVMTRRVMGKLAFFTLSDETGTIQLFLEKSTLGESFAQITSLVDAGDLIGVSGILRRTDRGELSVKVAKWTMLTKALQPLPDKWHGLADVEKRYRQRYLDLIVTPQSRETFRRRALTVSSIRRWLDDRDFLEIETPVLQSQPGGADARPFETHHNALDLPLTLRIATELHLKRLVVGGFERVYELGRIFRNEGISTRHNPEFTSVEVYQAYADYLGMMELTEQMISSVCQEVCGSQTISYQGTEIDLTPPWRRATMHELVQDATGLDFHAFSTREEAATAMAAKGLHVPALADSVGRLLNEAFEQAVESTLIQPTFVMDYPLDISPLARPHRSKPGLVERFELFIVGREHANAFSELTDPVDQRQRLEAQQERKAAGDLEAQGLDEDFVNALEVGMPPTGGLGIGIDRLVMLLTDSPSIRDVIAFPLLRPEV, encoded by the coding sequence GTGTCAGAACTGCGAGAGACCCGCTTAGAGAAGGCGAATGCACTCAGGGAGCAGGGTGTAGAGCCCTATGCCCTCCATTTCGATCCCACCGATCGGATGGCTCAGCTGCAGGACGTCCACGCTGATCTGCCCAATGGGGAAGAGCGGGATCTCAAGGTGGCCGTCGCCGGTCGGGTGATGACGCGACGGGTGATGGGCAAACTTGCTTTCTTCACCCTGTCTGATGAGACGGGCACGATCCAGTTGTTTCTGGAGAAGTCGACTCTGGGCGAGTCGTTTGCCCAGATCACTTCGCTTGTGGATGCGGGCGACCTCATCGGTGTGAGCGGCATCCTGCGCCGAACGGATCGCGGTGAGCTTTCGGTGAAAGTTGCCAAGTGGACCATGCTCACCAAAGCGCTGCAGCCGTTGCCTGATAAGTGGCATGGTCTCGCCGATGTGGAAAAGCGCTACCGGCAGCGCTATCTCGACCTGATCGTGACTCCTCAGTCGCGGGAAACCTTCCGGCGGCGTGCGTTAACAGTGAGCTCAATCCGGCGCTGGTTGGATGATCGCGACTTCCTGGAGATCGAGACACCCGTTCTCCAGAGCCAGCCGGGTGGTGCTGATGCTCGGCCCTTTGAAACGCATCACAACGCTCTGGACCTGCCGCTGACGTTGAGAATCGCCACGGAATTGCACCTCAAGAGACTGGTTGTGGGGGGCTTCGAGCGTGTGTATGAGCTCGGCAGGATCTTCCGCAACGAGGGCATCAGCACTCGACATAACCCTGAATTCACGTCCGTGGAGGTGTACCAGGCCTACGCCGATTACCTGGGGATGATGGAGCTCACTGAGCAGATGATCAGTTCTGTCTGCCAGGAGGTTTGCGGTAGTCAGACCATCAGCTATCAAGGCACCGAGATTGATCTGACCCCTCCCTGGAGGCGGGCAACCATGCATGAGCTGGTCCAGGACGCCACCGGCCTGGATTTTCATGCCTTCAGCACTCGAGAGGAAGCCGCAACAGCCATGGCGGCCAAGGGTCTGCACGTTCCTGCGTTGGCTGATTCCGTGGGACGGCTTCTGAATGAAGCGTTTGAACAGGCTGTGGAATCCACTCTGATCCAGCCCACGTTCGTGATGGACTATCCCTTGGACATTTCGCCCCTGGCTCGTCCGCATCGCAGTAAGCCCGGTTTGGTTGAACGTTTTGAACTGTTCATCGTTGGCAGAGAGCACGCCAATGCCTTCAGCGAGCTCACTGATCCAGTCGATCAGCGTCAGCGTCTGGAAGCACAACAGGAGCGCAAGGCCGCTGGAGATCTGGAGGCGCAGGGCTTGGATGAGGATTTCGTCAATGCTCTGGAGGTGGGCATGCCTCCCACAGGTGGTCTCGGCATCGGCATCGATCGATTGGTGATGCTGCTCACGGACAGCCCTTCCATCCGCGACGTGATCGCCTTCCCGCTGCTTCGCCCTGAGGTTTGA
- a CDS encoding protein kinase, producing the protein MEGNHAGGDVSGIPVGCQRKTAPTIGPNRNSFVIGTLLADRYRLDRCLSSDPDHPQGTLWCAADQLAGDAPVALRQLNTQATQDRFRSLWPSMQSLLHPQIPRFGGLLEQQGSLWLVREWQEGSTLSQIQTQRLQRQLVFGPGEVLLLMRQLLPPLAVLHGQELVHGDLNPRNLLRRDQDCLPVLLDFGLLQRCGQQPLIAASPAYAPRSQVRQDPAAAWMDLHGLGVSALTLLTGRPPAHLLQADAEAWLFPNDLDLDPSYREVLERLLSEQPGHRFELAADALQALQAVSMPETTGPQARAERTLVLAPVVSDDSPPVASESPDLPSFNPSRATAREEARRRPSAEQRQLAAEGRLWPVVGALLVSALVGTAIGWFLLTRGNPPSGAPSTDRDVIGRSPSASLPPAEVDQRQQLLSRLRALQVDRSWFLQLVDASLMARFPERGGRLPSDSLEDAPLRSVWNELAEEWLARVEQLPPALRSRLGQLKPADWQRQRQALVSQGVNNKVVEQLVSASAQALLPGVPAGVKPPDPFRQLWIAAALRSLEDVQIEQVKARAQAPTVLSSRVSAGGARLISISVPAGRRLVLGINGTPLMQMTVYAADGEVAADRGPLRVVTLPVEAGSPVQVLVTNDGVSSGLLTLSCRADAPAPKPLPEVDLNPIPDPATGAEGPVEALPEPPGPRPAGAEDPPGEEADAANPLTSDSPPDSTAGPNEGSQ; encoded by the coding sequence ATGGAGGGGAATCATGCTGGCGGTGACGTTAGTGGGATCCCCGTCGGGTGTCAGCGCAAGACTGCCCCTACCATCGGCCCAAATCGCAACTCCTTTGTGATCGGCACGTTGCTGGCCGACCGGTATCGCCTAGACCGCTGTCTGTCGTCTGATCCAGATCATCCCCAGGGGACTCTCTGGTGTGCCGCTGATCAGTTGGCGGGTGATGCACCCGTTGCGTTGCGGCAACTCAACACTCAGGCGACTCAGGATCGCTTTCGCAGTTTGTGGCCGTCGATGCAGTCACTGCTGCATCCCCAGATTCCACGCTTTGGAGGCCTGCTTGAGCAACAGGGCAGTCTCTGGCTGGTGCGTGAGTGGCAGGAGGGTTCAACGCTGAGCCAGATCCAGACGCAACGCCTTCAGCGCCAGTTGGTGTTCGGCCCTGGAGAGGTGCTGCTGCTGATGAGGCAGCTGTTGCCACCTCTTGCTGTGCTGCACGGTCAGGAGCTGGTCCATGGCGATCTCAATCCCCGCAATCTGCTGCGGCGCGATCAGGATTGTCTGCCCGTGCTGTTGGATTTCGGCTTGCTGCAGCGCTGCGGTCAGCAGCCTCTCATCGCAGCCTCGCCGGCTTATGCGCCTCGCTCGCAGGTCCGGCAGGACCCTGCAGCTGCGTGGATGGATCTGCATGGTCTCGGTGTGTCGGCTCTGACCCTGCTCACCGGCCGTCCCCCTGCTCACTTGTTGCAGGCAGATGCAGAGGCATGGTTGTTCCCCAACGATCTCGATCTGGATCCTTCCTATCGAGAGGTATTGGAACGATTGCTGTCTGAACAGCCCGGGCACCGTTTTGAGCTGGCTGCTGATGCCCTCCAGGCTTTGCAGGCTGTGTCGATGCCTGAAACAACAGGGCCTCAGGCGCGGGCTGAGCGCACCCTGGTTCTGGCCCCAGTTGTTTCGGATGACTCGCCGCCCGTGGCAAGTGAGTCTCCGGATTTGCCGTCGTTCAACCCATCTCGCGCCACAGCTCGTGAGGAAGCACGGCGCCGACCTTCGGCGGAGCAGCGACAGCTTGCGGCGGAAGGCCGTCTCTGGCCTGTTGTCGGTGCCCTGTTGGTCTCGGCTCTGGTGGGAACAGCCATCGGTTGGTTTCTGCTCACTCGCGGCAATCCCCCCTCTGGGGCCCCCTCCACGGATCGCGATGTGATTGGGCGTTCCCCTTCCGCAAGCCTTCCTCCTGCGGAGGTTGATCAACGTCAGCAGCTGCTCAGTCGTCTACGAGCCCTGCAGGTTGATCGCAGTTGGTTTCTTCAGTTGGTGGATGCAAGCCTGATGGCCCGTTTCCCTGAGCGTGGCGGTCGCCTGCCCAGTGATTCCCTTGAAGACGCTCCTTTGAGGAGTGTCTGGAACGAACTCGCCGAGGAGTGGTTGGCCAGGGTGGAGCAACTGCCGCCGGCGCTGCGCAGTCGTCTAGGACAGCTCAAGCCTGCCGACTGGCAAAGGCAACGCCAGGCCCTTGTGTCGCAGGGTGTGAATAACAAGGTGGTGGAGCAGCTGGTCAGCGCTTCAGCTCAGGCGTTGCTTCCAGGAGTTCCGGCAGGGGTGAAGCCGCCTGATCCTTTCCGTCAGCTGTGGATCGCTGCCGCATTGCGCAGCCTTGAGGATGTGCAGATTGAACAGGTCAAAGCGCGTGCGCAGGCGCCCACGGTTCTGTCTAGCCGAGTCTCCGCTGGTGGTGCACGCCTGATCTCGATCTCGGTCCCAGCTGGTCGTCGCCTGGTGCTGGGCATCAACGGCACTCCTTTGATGCAGATGACTGTTTATGCCGCTGATGGGGAGGTCGCTGCCGATCGCGGACCGCTGCGTGTTGTGACCTTGCCTGTGGAAGCAGGTTCGCCTGTGCAGGTGCTGGTCACCAACGACGGCGTGTCGTCCGGCTTGTTGACGCTCTCCTGTCGCGCCGATGCGCCAGCACCGAAACCGTTGCCGGAGGTTGATCTCAACCCGATTCCCGATCCGGCCACTGGAGCTGAGGGCCCTGTTGAGGCGCTTCCGGAACCCCCCGGTCCCCGGCCTGCTGGTGCTGAGGATCCTCCCGGTGAAGAGGCTGATGCAGCCAATCCATTGACCAGTGACTCCCCCCCTGATTCCACTGCAGGACCCAATGAGGGCAGTCAGTAG
- a CDS encoding sugar ABC transporter substrate-binding protein, which produces MIVSLRRRRFLSGLALSGLALFIWGCRPGSVPEGTLQLWTLQLAPKFNPYMDDVLGSWDKLHPEALVRWTDLPWGSVERKLLAAVFARTAPDVVNLNPPFAANLASKGGLTDLTALLPPGAEQNYLPSVWEAARDPEAGQIAIPWYLTVRLSLVNGDLLRQAGLSRAPRRWDEVPAYARSIRERTGRYGLFVTVVPDDSAELLESFVQMGVSLLDARQRAAFNTPAGRKAFAFWTDLYREGLLPREVVSQGQRRAIELYQSGELALLASGAEFLRSIQTNAPGVAAVTTPQPPLTGSDGTANVALMTLAVPRQSQQAGEAVELALFLTNGTNQARFAREARVLPSSLEALSAIRAELEVEQPSNPAEAQIRDARLLSAETLNTARVLVPATPGVKRLQSIIYTQLQRAMLGQISSDQAVLEAEQQWNRYASARWP; this is translated from the coding sequence ATGATTGTGTCTTTGCGACGGCGCCGGTTTCTGTCCGGCCTGGCTCTCTCCGGTTTGGCGTTGTTCATCTGGGGGTGTCGTCCGGGTTCGGTTCCTGAGGGAACTCTCCAGCTTTGGACCCTGCAGTTGGCCCCAAAGTTCAATCCTTATATGGATGACGTGCTTGGGTCTTGGGACAAGCTCCATCCAGAGGCACTGGTGCGATGGACAGACCTCCCCTGGGGGTCGGTAGAGCGCAAGCTGCTAGCCGCTGTGTTTGCACGCACCGCACCTGATGTGGTGAACCTCAATCCTCCTTTCGCCGCCAATCTGGCCAGCAAGGGTGGCCTCACTGATCTCACAGCTCTTTTGCCGCCTGGTGCAGAGCAGAACTACTTGCCATCGGTCTGGGAGGCAGCCAGGGATCCTGAGGCAGGTCAGATCGCCATCCCCTGGTATCTGACGGTCCGTCTGAGCCTGGTGAACGGTGACCTTCTGCGTCAGGCGGGTCTCTCCAGGGCTCCTCGTCGATGGGATGAAGTGCCTGCTTATGCCCGCAGCATCCGCGAGCGCACGGGTCGTTACGGCCTCTTTGTGACTGTAGTTCCAGACGATTCCGCAGAGCTTTTGGAGTCGTTCGTGCAGATGGGCGTCAGTCTTCTAGATGCACGTCAGAGAGCCGCATTCAACACGCCGGCAGGTCGCAAGGCCTTTGCGTTCTGGACTGATCTGTATCGCGAAGGTTTGTTGCCTCGGGAAGTGGTGAGTCAGGGGCAGCGGCGGGCCATTGAGCTGTACCAGAGTGGTGAGCTTGCATTGCTTGCCAGCGGCGCTGAGTTTCTGCGCAGCATTCAGACCAATGCCCCCGGTGTGGCTGCGGTGACCACGCCTCAGCCACCTCTGACTGGTTCGGACGGCACAGCCAATGTGGCCTTGATGACACTTGCCGTGCCTCGGCAGAGTCAGCAGGCTGGCGAAGCTGTTGAACTGGCCCTGTTCCTGACCAACGGAACCAACCAAGCTCGTTTCGCGCGAGAGGCGAGAGTGCTGCCGTCTTCTCTTGAAGCGCTGTCTGCGATTCGTGCCGAGCTTGAGGTTGAGCAGCCATCCAATCCTGCTGAGGCTCAGATCCGTGATGCACGTCTGTTGTCGGCGGAGACCTTGAACACTGCCCGGGTGCTTGTGCCTGCGACCCCGGGGGTGAAGCGCTTGCAGAGCATCATCTATACCCAGTTGCAGCGGGCCATGTTGGGTCAGATCAGCAGTGATCAGGCCGTGCTTGAGGCAGAGCAGCAATGGAACCGTTATGCCAGTGCCCGATGGCCCTGA
- the smpB gene encoding SsrA-binding protein SmpB — translation MAKGGGKKNAAARAAANRLLADNRLARHQYDILETLETGIELVGTEVKSIRAGQANLRDGFCLIRKGEMQLHNVHISPHTHASGYYNHDPLRVRRLLAHRREIDKLRGQLDQKGLTLIPLNMHLQGSWIKLTIGLGKGRKLHDKRAAEKDKQIKKETRAAIARY, via the coding sequence ATGGCCAAAGGTGGAGGTAAGAAAAACGCGGCAGCTCGCGCAGCGGCCAATCGCTTACTGGCCGACAACAGGCTGGCCAGGCATCAATACGACATCCTGGAAACGCTGGAAACCGGCATCGAACTGGTGGGCACAGAGGTGAAATCCATTCGGGCTGGCCAAGCCAATCTCCGGGATGGTTTCTGTCTGATCCGCAAGGGTGAAATGCAGCTGCACAACGTGCACATCTCACCCCACACCCATGCAAGCGGGTACTACAACCATGATCCGCTGCGCGTGCGCAGGTTGCTGGCCCACCGACGCGAAATCGACAAGCTGCGTGGGCAACTGGATCAAAAAGGGCTGACGCTGATCCCGCTCAACATGCACCTGCAGGGCTCCTGGATCAAACTCACCATCGGTCTCGGCAAAGGCCGCAAGTTGCACGACAAGCGCGCTGCCGAAAAGGACAAGCAGATCAAGAAAGAGACCCGAGCTGCCATTGCCCGCTACTGA
- the rpaB gene encoding response regulator transcription factor RpaB → MPEGPSHQLDGDGSLQGAPESVKATLLVVDDEPAVRRVLVMRLQLAGYRVVCAEDGEEALEVFHRESPDLVVLDVMLPKLDGFAVCRRLRAESCVPIIFLSALEAISERVAGLDLGADDYLPKPFSPKELEARIATILRRVGRGSATAEPRELPTGQGVVRVGDLVVDTNRRQVTRGSERISLTYTEFSLLELLFREPGRVVPRAEILEQLWGYPPRRAADLRVVDVYVARLRGKLEPDPRNPELILTVRGIGYSSQRMGDNAPAAVAS, encoded by the coding sequence ATGCCCGAAGGCCCATCCCACCAACTTGATGGCGATGGGTCTCTCCAGGGAGCTCCAGAGTCCGTCAAGGCCACATTGCTGGTCGTCGACGACGAGCCTGCAGTCCGTCGTGTCTTGGTGATGCGACTTCAGTTAGCTGGTTATCGCGTTGTCTGTGCAGAAGATGGCGAGGAGGCCCTTGAGGTGTTCCATCGCGAATCGCCAGACCTCGTCGTTCTCGACGTCATGCTGCCGAAGCTGGATGGTTTCGCAGTTTGTCGGCGTCTGCGGGCCGAATCCTGTGTGCCGATCATTTTCTTGTCGGCCCTTGAAGCCATCTCTGAACGAGTGGCAGGCCTTGACCTCGGTGCAGATGACTACCTGCCCAAACCTTTCAGTCCTAAAGAACTGGAAGCCAGAATTGCCACGATCCTCCGTCGCGTAGGGAGAGGTTCAGCCACCGCTGAGCCTCGTGAATTGCCGACCGGGCAGGGAGTCGTTCGCGTTGGTGACCTTGTGGTGGACACCAACCGTCGCCAAGTCACGCGAGGCAGTGAGCGCATTTCACTGACTTACACCGAATTCAGCTTGCTTGAGCTCTTGTTCAGGGAACCTGGACGGGTTGTTCCTCGTGCAGAAATTCTTGAGCAGCTCTGGGGTTATCCACCTCGCCGTGCTGCGGACCTTCGAGTGGTTGATGTTTATGTGGCGCGACTGCGCGGCAAACTTGAACCGGATCCGCGGAATCCTGAACTGATTCTCACGGTGCGCGGTATCGGCTATTCCTCCCAGCGCATGGGCGATAACGCTCCTGCAGCAGTGGCCAGTTGA
- the ruvB gene encoding Holliday junction branch migration DNA helicase RuvB translates to MAIVSSSAGSLRPRKEREPNRVVDAARQPGDDLDPAALASRDDGLRPKCLQDYIGQRELKQVLGIAVQAALGRGDALDHVLLYGPPGLGKTTMAMVLAEELGVKCRITSAPALERPRDIVGLLVNLQPRELLFIDEIHRLSRVAEELLYPAMEDRRLDLTVGKGSTARTRALDLPPFTLVGATTRAGALSSPLRDRFGLIQRLEFYGLDDLQSIVERAAGLLDLDLTADACAEIALRCRGTPRIANRLLRRVRDVACVRDCSGAIDRGLVDEALTLHRVDGRGLDASDRRLLELLLQSHGGGPAGLDTLAAALGEDPTTLESVVEPYLLQLGFLQRTPRGRVVTAAGRDHLAAA, encoded by the coding sequence ATGGCCATCGTTTCCTCAAGCGCAGGATCCCTACGTCCACGCAAGGAGCGTGAGCCCAATCGGGTGGTCGATGCGGCCAGGCAGCCAGGAGACGATCTCGATCCAGCGGCGCTGGCCTCTCGCGACGACGGCTTAAGGCCCAAGTGTCTGCAGGACTACATCGGTCAGCGTGAGCTCAAGCAGGTGCTTGGCATTGCGGTGCAAGCCGCGCTGGGCCGCGGCGATGCTCTTGATCATGTGTTGCTCTACGGCCCGCCTGGTCTTGGCAAAACGACCATGGCCATGGTGCTGGCCGAGGAGTTGGGAGTGAAATGCCGCATCACCAGCGCCCCGGCGCTTGAGCGCCCCCGCGACATCGTTGGTCTTTTAGTGAATCTGCAGCCTCGTGAGCTGTTGTTCATCGATGAGATTCATCGACTCAGCCGGGTGGCCGAGGAGCTGCTCTATCCGGCCATGGAGGATCGTCGACTCGACCTCACCGTCGGCAAGGGAAGCACTGCGCGAACCCGTGCACTGGACTTACCGCCGTTCACACTGGTCGGCGCCACAACCCGCGCAGGTGCTTTGAGCTCACCGTTGCGCGATCGCTTTGGCTTGATTCAGCGTCTTGAGTTCTACGGCTTGGACGACTTGCAGTCGATTGTCGAGCGGGCCGCCGGTTTGCTCGACCTCGATCTCACGGCCGATGCTTGCGCTGAGATTGCACTCCGCTGCAGGGGCACGCCTCGCATTGCCAACCGACTGTTGCGTCGGGTGCGAGATGTGGCCTGTGTCCGTGACTGCTCCGGAGCGATCGACCGCGGATTGGTCGATGAAGCCCTCACGTTGCATCGGGTGGATGGCCGCGGTCTGGACGCCAGTGATCGAAGGCTGCTGGAGCTGCTGCTCCAATCCCATGGAGGCGGTCCCGCCGGACTGGATACCCTTGCGGCGGCTCTTGGAGAAGATCCCACCACCTTGGAGTCAGTGGTTGAACCGTATTTACTTCAGCTCGGCTTTTTGCAGCGCACTCCACGTGGCCGGGTGGTGACGGCTGCTGGTCGTGACCATCTCGCTGCTGCTTGA